CGATGCCCACCGCTGTCACGATGCCCACCGCCGTCACGGTGGCCGCCGTCGTCCCGGCCGCCGGGCCACCCCGACCCCGAGCCGTGCTCGCCGGCCGGCGGGTAGTCGTTGCGGTAGTCGGCGGGGCCGCGGTAGTCCGTCGAGTAGTCGCCCGGCCCGTAGAGCCGCCCCGCCCCGCCGCCGCGCCCCGCGGCCGACCCGGGGCCGCCCTGCCCCCCGGAGGGCTGCAGCGCGGTGGCCGGCAGACCGGGTGCCGCGGCGGTCGGGTCCGCCGGCGGCGGCTGCTGGGTCCAGGACGCGCCACCGGAGCGGTTCCACGACGGCGTGCGCGGAGCGGTCGGCGCCCGCGGGGGCACCGGCCCCAGATGCGGCGGGGCGGGCGGAGCCGGATGACGCGCGGTGGCGTCCGCGGCCCCCTGGGGGCCGCTCCACCGCCCGGCGTCGGAGTTCCACAGGCTGCGCCGGATGCTGGCCGCCGAACGGGCGAACGCGCCCGCCGAGCTCGGCCGCCGCGACGCGTCCTTCGACATCGCCGACTCGACCAGTGCCCTGACCTGGTACGGGATGTCCGTCGGCAGCGGCGGCGGATTGTCCTGTTGGTGCGCCATGACCACGACGATGGGGTTGCGGTCGTCGAACGGCCGCCGCCCGGCCAGACACTCGTAGGCGACCACGCCGAGTGAGTAGACGTCGCTCGCGGGGGTCACCGGGCGCCCGGACGCCTGCTCCGGGGAGACGTAGTACGCCGTCCCCATCATGATCCCGGTCGCGGTCAGCGGGGCCGCGTCGACCGCGCGCGCGATGCCGAAGTCGGTCACCTTCACCGCGCCGTCGGTCCGCAGCAGCAGGTTGCCGGGCTTGACGTCGCGGTGGACGACCCCCAGGGCGTGCGCCGCCTGCAGCGCGTCGGCGGACTGGCCGAGGATGTCGAGCATCCGGTCGGGGCTCAGCCGCTTCTCCCGGTGCAACAGCGCGGAGAGCGGCTCGCCCTCCACCAGCTCCATCACCAGGTAGGCGGTCGGGTAGTCGTCGGCGGTGGAGACCTCGCCGTAGTCGTACACGGAAGCCACACCGGGGTGGGACAGCCGAGCCGCGTGCCGGGCCTCGCCCCGGAAACGGACCAGGAACGACTCGTCACTGGCGTACTCGGGACGCAGCAGCTTGACCGCGACGGGCCGGCCGAGCGTCTGGTCGAGGCCACGCCAGACCTCGCCCATCCCACCGGTCGCGATGCGGCCATCCAGCCGGTAGCGGTTGTCGAGCACGGTGTTGGGGGAGGCGGCGCCGGCGAACGGCTGCGACGGCGACGGGCTGTTGGCAGATGTGCTCATCGTTGCGTGTCCAATGCGGCCTGCATGACTTCCTTGGCAACGGGTGCTGCGACGGCGCCGCCGGTGGCGAACTCGCCGCCGCCGTCCTCGACGATCACCGCCACCGCGACCTTCGGCGCGCTGGCGGGAGCGAAGCCGACGAACCAGGTGTGCGGCGGTTCGCCGTCACCGTGCTCGGCGGTGCCCGTCTTGCCGGCGACGTCCACTCCGTCGATCCGGGCGTTGCGGCCGCTACCCGACGTCACGACGCTCTCCATCATCGTCGTGAGCTTGGCGGCGACCTCGGGTGAGATGGGCTTGTTGAGTTCCGTCGGTTCGGTGTGGTCGAGCCGTTTGAGATCCGGCCCGCGCAGTTCGGAGACGAGATAGGGCTTCATCCGGACACCCCCGTTGCCGATCGCCGCCACCACCTCCGCCATCTGCAACGGGGTGACCCGGACGTCGAACTGGCCGATCGCCGACTGCGCGGTCTGCGCGCCGTCTAGGTCGGACGGGAAGACGCTGCGGGCCTGCTGGAGCGGGAAGTCCTCGATCGTCGAGTTGAAACCGAACGCCTCCGCCTGGGCACGGAGGACGTCGTCGCCCATATCGATTCCGAGCTGGGCGAACGCTGTGTTGCAGGAGATGGTCAACGCGTGGGTCAGGGTATCGGTCCGACCGTCCCCGCAGCGTTCCCCCCCGAAGTTGGGTAGCACTGTGGTGCTCTGCGGGAGGGTGAGCTCGTCCGGCGCGGAGACCCGGGTGTCCGGCTCGGTGCCACGGGCGAGCGCCGCCGCGGCGGTGATCAGCTTGAAGGTCGAGCCCGGCGGATAGGTCTGCTGCGCGGCACGGTTGAGCAGCGGCTGGTCGGCGTTCGTGGACAGCTGCTGGTAGGCGTCGGTCGCCGCCGCGGCGTCGTGGGTCGCCATCGCGTTCGGGTCGAACGACGGGGTCGTCACCATCGCCAGGATCGCCCCGGTGGACGGGTCGAGCGCGACGACGGCGCCCCGCCGGCCGTCGAGCGCGTCCATGGCCACCTGCTGGACGTGCGGGTCGATGGTCGTGACGACCGTGCCGCCGCGTCGCGACTCCCCGGTGAACAGGTCGGTGACCCGGCTGGCGAGCAGCCGGTCGTCGTCCCCGGAGAGGAAGGCGTTCTCGGAACGCTCCAGGCCGGCGGTGGTGAACAACGTGTAGTAGCCGGTCAAATTGGCATAGAGCGGCCCGTTCGGGTACTGCCGCTGGTACTTGTACTCGTCGTCGACCGGCACGGACGTGGCCAGCACGGTCTCGCCGGCGATGATGCCGCCGCGCTGGCGCTCGAGGCGGTCGGTGACCTGCCGGGCGTTCGTCGGCTCGGCCTTGAGCCGGCCCACCTGGCCCACCTGCACCCAGTTGGCGTTCACCAGCAGGGCCGCGAACAGCACCATGCAGGCGAGGGCGACCTTGCGGACCGGGGTGTTCACGTGGTCTTCACCACCTGGGTGGGACTGTCCGCCACGGCGTTCGGGTCGAACAGCGGCGCGTCCGGGACGGGTTCCTCCAGCCGGCGCGCGGCGTCGCTGATCCGCAGCAGCAGCGCGATGATGGCGGCGTTCGCGACGATGGACGAACCGCCGTAGGAGACGAACGGCAGCGTGAGTCCGGTCAGCGGGATGAGTCGCATCACGCCCCCGACCTGCACGAACACCTGCAGCGCGACGGTCGCGGAGAGACCGGTCGCCAGCAGCTTGCCGAACGGGTCCTTGGCGCCGAGCGCCGCCCGGATGCCGCGGGCCGCCACGAGCGCGTACAGCAGCAGGATCGCCATCACGCCGGTCAGCCCGAACTCCTCGCCCAGGCTGGCCATGATGAAGTCGGTGTTGGCGAACGGGACCCGCTGCGGGCTGCCCTGGCCGATCCCCGTGCCGGTCAGGCCCCCGGCGGCGAATCCGTAGAGGCCCTGAACGAGCTGGTACGACGTGTTCGACGGGTTGTTGCCGTCGAAGGCGTGCAGCCAGCCGTCGACCCGGACCTGGACGTGGCCGAACAGGCTGTGCGCCACCACGGCGCCGAGCATGAACAGGCACATGCCGATCGCGACCCAGGACGCGCGCTGCGTCGCCACGTAAAGGATGACCAGGAACATCCCGAAGAACAGCAGGGACGAGCCGAGGTCCTTCTGCACCACCAGGACGCCCAGGCTGGCCAGCCACGCCACGAGCACCGGCCCGAGGTCACGGGCCCGCGGGATCTTCATGCCGAGGAAGGACCGCGACGCCAGGGAGAGGACGTCCCGCTTGTTCTCCAGGTAGGCGGCGAAGAAGATCATCAGGGCGATCTTCGAGACCTCGCTGGGCTGGAACGAGAACGGCCCGACCTGCAGCCACAGCCGGGCCCCGTTGATGGTGGCCCCGATACCGGGCGCGATCGGCAGGACCAGGAAGACCAGGCCGGCCAGGCCCAGCGTGTAGGCGTAGCGGGAGAGATCCCGGTGATCGCGCACGACCGCCAGGACCAGCACGAACACCACGATCGCCAGCAGGGTCCAGACGAGCTGGGTCTGCGCGGCCCCGGTCGGGATCGGATTGCCGGCGCGCCGCGCGCTGTCGGCCTTCGCCAGGTCCAGCCGGTAGATCATGACCAGGCCGATCCCGTTGAGCGCCGCCACCACCGGGAGCAGCACCGGGTCGGCCGCCGGCGCGAACCGGCGGACCGCCAGATGACCCAGCGCCCACAGTGAGAAGAAACCGAGACCGTAGGTGAAGACCTGGAAGCCGATCGTGCCGTCATGAGCCAGCGTCAGCGCGGCCAGCGCGCCCGTCGCCAGAACGCCGGCGTAGCCGAGCAGGAACAGCTCGCGACGGCGGTACGGCGGCAGTTCGAGCCCGCTCGGCAGCGGGAAGCCGGCGAACGTCGCCGTCAGGTCCGCCGACCTCGGTCGGCGCAGCGGGGGGAGGGTCATCGCGCGTCCGGACTCACGGGGACGGCGTCACGACCGCCCCGGGGCAGCCCACCGGCGGCGCGGCGCCGGTGACCGCGCCCAGGCACGTGGGGTTGACGCTCGGGATCGGATCCGACCTGGACGTCTTCGCGTCCGGTTCCCGGGTGGGAGGCGTGGTCGGCTCGGTGTCGTCGGACGACGCGGCCGAGGCCGTTGTGGGCAGGTCGGCCGCGATGCGCTGGGCGTCGGCGAGGTCGTCGGCCTCGATGCCGTCGCGCACCGTCGCCTGGAAGGGCTCGTTGACCTCGGACAGGAGCTGGTGGCGGGAACGCACCGTCGAGAGCGAGATGCCCGCGATGCTCCCCTTCAACCCCTGGAAGACCGCCACGTGATCGTCGTCGACGCCCACGTAGTACTGGCCGCGCACGTACGTCCAGCCGGCTGCCGCGCCGGCGACCACCAGGACGAGCACGACCGTCGACATGAACAGCCGGCGCCGGCCGCCGTGGGCCGTGCCTCGTTCGGGGTCGTCGTCGGGATCGTCGTGGCGGTCGCCGGAGCCCCGGCGGTGAAAACCCGTCCGGCCGATCCGGGCCGCCTTCGCCGCCGCCGACTCGGAGTCGGTGTTGCGCGGGTTGGGCCCGGTGCGGGCAGCCGCCGCCCCGGGCACCACGCGCTTCTCCGCGGCCGCGCCCGCCACGAGCGGGTCGTCGTCGTCGAGCTCGTCGTCGACGACGTCCGCGACCACCACCGTGATGTTGTCCGGGCCGCCGCCCTTGAGGGCGAGCTCGACCAGGCGGTCCACCACGTCCTGCGGCGCCGGTAGCAGCAGCGCCTCCAGGATCGTCTCCTCGCTGACCACCCCGGACAGGCCGTCGGTGCACAGGAGGTAGCGGTCCCCGTCGACGGCCTGGCGCATCGAGACGTCCGGCTCGACCTCGCGGCCGTCGAGCGCCCGCATCAGCAGCGACCGCTGCGGATGGGTGTTCGCCTGCTCCGGGGTGATCCGGCCCTGGTCGACCAGGTCCTGGACGAGGGTGTGGTCATGGGTGATCTGCGTCAGCACGCCGTCGCGCAGCAGATACGCGCGGGAGTCGCCCACGTGCAGCAGGCCGAGATGCTCCCCGGAGGACAGCATCGCGGTCACCGTGGTGCCCATGCCGTCCAGGGAACTGTTCTCCAGCGCCATGTCACGCAGGCGGCGGTTGGCGTCCCGTACGGCGTCGGACAGCTCCTCGAGCAGGTCTGTCGCGTCGAGGTGCTCGTCGAGCTCGGCCAGCCGGGAGATGACGGTCGAGCTCGCGACCTCCCCGGCGGCATGGCCGCCCATGCCGTCGGCCACGGCGAGCAGGCGGGCTCCCGCGTAGGCGGAGTCCTCGTTCCCTTCTCGGACGTGCCCGACATCCGAGCGGACGGCGAAGTGAAGCCTGAGGCTCACCGGTGAAGCTCCAGGACCGTCTTCCCGATCCTGACCGGCGCGCCGAGAGGTACCGGCATGGGACTCGTCACCTTCGTGCGGTTGAGGAATGTGCCATTGGTCGAGCCGAGGTCCTCGACGAACCACTGTCCGTCGTGAGGAACGAGTCTCGCATGCCGTCCTGACGCGAAGTCATCCTCGAGGACCAGAGTCGAGTCCGGTGCCCGTCCGATGGTGATTGCCTCGGGACCCAGTGGGATTGTTGTGCCGGCAAGATGCCCCTTTGTGACCACGAGCCGGCTCGGAGCCGGGTTGGTGGGCTGCGCGGGGGCTGGGCGTGGGCTCTGGCGCGGCGATCTGACCCGTTCGGGGCGCCCCCCGGCGGCCGGGGACGGCGCCCGCGCGACCACCGGCTGGCGTCGCTGCTGGCGCTTGGTCGGCCCGAACATGTCCAGCCGGACAGCTCGGACGGCCACCAGGACGAACCCCCAGAGCAGAGCCAGGAAGCCGATTTTCACCAGCAGCAGGACGAGCTCGCTCGGCGCGGTCGGATCCATCGGCTACCAGCCCCTGCGCCGGCGGTCGTCGCCGGGATGGTTCGCCGCCCGGCTGGGCAGGCGGGTCTCGGCGTCGTCGAAGCCGTCGAGCGGCTCCAACGCCTCGAGACCGTCGTCGGCCCGCCCGGGCGGGCGCTGGCGCGGATCGGTGGGCGAGCGGTACATCTCGTCGGCGGGACCGCCCCCGCCGCCCCCGCCGGCACGCGGAGGCTCCCCGCGGTAGCCGCGGGCCGGATCGGGCCGGGCCGGGCGACCGTACTCGGGCTCCCGGCCCGGCCCGGGGGCCCGCCGGCCGCCGTCGCCCCGCTCGCCGCCGTGGCGGGCGTCAGGAGGCGGCGTCGGCCCGGGACGGCCCCGAGGGGGAGCGCCGTCATCCCGGAAACGCGGGGCGGGTCCCTCGCGGTAGGTGTCCGGCCGGCCGGCCGGCGGCCGGCCGGGTGGCTCATCCCGGAAACGCGCCGCCGGGCCCTCGCGGTAGCCGCCGTCAGGCGGGGTCGCGCGGGCACCCGGCTCGTCCCGGAAGCGGGGGGCGGGTCCCTCGCGGTACGAGTCCGGCTGGTAGTCGTCGCCCGGGCGGGCCGGCGGCCCGTCGCGGAAACGCGGGGAAGGCCCCTCGCGGTAGTCACCGTCACGCGGATCCCGGCCGGGGCGGTCACGGTAGCCGGGCTCGCGACCACCCGGGCCGCCCGGATCCGGACGGGCGTAGCGGTCGTCCGGCGGAGGAGTGCCCCGACGGGTCGACGGAGTCGGCTGGCGCGGATCGAACGGCGGCGGAGTGCGGTGATCAGCCGGGGGCGGGGTCGGTCGACCTGGTGGCGGTGCCGAACGGGCCGGGACCGGCGTGCGCGGCCCACGCGGGCCGGTGGCACCGCGGGCCTCCTCACGGCGGAACTCGACGACCGCGGTGCCCAGCTCGATCCGGTCACCGCTCACGAGCTTCACCTGCGTCGCCGCGCGCCCGTTGACCAGGCTGCCGTTCGTGGAACCGGCATCCACGTACAGGAACTGCCCGTCCGGCAGGCGGCGGATCTCGCCATGCCGCCGTGAGACACCGGTGTCGTTCAGCCGGATGTCGCACTCGACGCTGCGCCCGATCACCGTGGTCTCCGCGTCCAGCGGGTACTCCCGCTCCCCGCTGCCCGACCCTCCCGGCGCGCGCGTCGTGATCAGTAGATGCGGGGTACCCGGCGCGGCGGGCCGCGGGCGCGGCCGGCGGCCACCGACCACCGCGGGATCCGCGGAGGCCACACTGCTGCGGATCCGGAAGACACCGATGTCGAGATCGGCGGCCTCCGCCAGCCGGACAGTCACCGGGCCGACGAAGGTGTAACGCTGCTCCGCCGCGTGCTCACGGACCATCTCCGCCAGCTCGTCGCACAACGCCCGGGTGTAGGGGGCCAGCCGGGCGAAGTCGCCACCGGCCAGCTCGACGGCGAACTCGTTCGGGACCAGGACACGGTTCGAGCTGTTCGCACGCCGGTCGTCGGTCTCCCGAGCCAGGGCGCTGGCGATCTCGACGGGTTCGACCCCGCCTTTGAAGACCTTCGCGAACGCGCCCTCGACGAGGCCGCCAAGGCGCCGTTCGAAGCGCTGCAGCACGCCCATGCCCGACCTCCCTTCTCCCGGTCTGTGAGATCGTATGCCCCCAGGCCGGTCCAACCCTCGGCTCGGCAGCTTGACATGCCCCCGGGGCCCGCCGGGGGGGTGCGCAAGGTACCGCCTGTGGCGTGATAGCGTGTCCCACGGCAAGGAGATAGTCCCACTCGGGCGAGTGGCGGAATGGCAGACGCGCACGGTTCAGGTCCGTGTGTCCTAACGGACGTGGGGGTTCAACTCCCCCCTCGCCCACGAGCCGGCCCGTCGTGCTTACCAACCGTTGGTTGGTTGCGCGGCGGGCCGCAATGTTTTCCGGGGGGCGACCCCCGGGCCCTCGGAGGGCTGGGGGGCGGTGGCCCCGGGCGTTTCGGCTTTCTGAGCGCGGGGCCCTGGCGGTTGGTCGTTCGGGTGGGGTGGTCGTCTGGGGCTCGGGCTCGCTTCGCTCGGCCTCGGGGGGCTTGGGAAGG
This Parafrankia discariae DNA region includes the following protein-coding sequences:
- a CDS encoding serine/threonine-protein kinase; translated protein: MSTSANSPSPSQPFAGAASPNTVLDNRYRLDGRIATGGMGEVWRGLDQTLGRPVAVKLLRPEYASDESFLVRFRGEARHAARLSHPGVASVYDYGEVSTADDYPTAYLVMELVEGEPLSALLHREKRLSPDRMLDILGQSADALQAAHALGVVHRDVKPGNLLLRTDGAVKVTDFGIARAVDAAPLTATGIMMGTAYYVSPEQASGRPVTPASDVYSLGVVAYECLAGRRPFDDRNPIVVVMAHQQDNPPPLPTDIPYQVRALVESAMSKDASRRPSSAGAFARSAASIRRSLWNSDAGRWSGPQGAADATARHPAPPAPPHLGPVPPRAPTAPRTPSWNRSGGASWTQQPPPADPTAAAPGLPATALQPSGGQGGPGSAAGRGGGAGRLYGPGDYSTDYRGPADYRNDYPPAGEHGSGSGWPGGRDDGGHRDGGGHRDSGGHRDGGGYRDGGPGDPANTLYQPAPSWSDPPGDGPGGRVAHRRPGAAAQRRRLPLPVLIALLLLTVLVVAVITRTVAEAGGSEDGAVATPNVLYLTPTAGEIVGLTGEAAGTVVAGAAEPTTGDSL
- a CDS encoding peptidoglycan D,D-transpeptidase FtsI family protein, which gives rise to MNTPVRKVALACMVLFAALLVNANWVQVGQVGRLKAEPTNARQVTDRLERQRGGIIAGETVLATSVPVDDEYKYQRQYPNGPLYANLTGYYTLFTTAGLERSENAFLSGDDDRLLASRVTDLFTGESRRGGTVVTTIDPHVQQVAMDALDGRRGAVVALDPSTGAILAMVTTPSFDPNAMATHDAAAATDAYQQLSTNADQPLLNRAAQQTYPPGSTFKLITAAAALARGTEPDTRVSAPDELTLPQSTTVLPNFGGERCGDGRTDTLTHALTISCNTAFAQLGIDMGDDVLRAQAEAFGFNSTIEDFPLQQARSVFPSDLDGAQTAQSAIGQFDVRVTPLQMAEVVAAIGNGGVRMKPYLVSELRGPDLKRLDHTEPTELNKPISPEVAAKLTTMMESVVTSGSGRNARIDGVDVAGKTGTAEHGDGEPPHTWFVGFAPASAPKVAVAVIVEDGGGEFATGGAVAAPVAKEVMQAALDTQR
- a CDS encoding FtsW/RodA/SpoVE family cell cycle protein codes for the protein MTLPPLRRPRSADLTATFAGFPLPSGLELPPYRRRELFLLGYAGVLATGALAALTLAHDGTIGFQVFTYGLGFFSLWALGHLAVRRFAPAADPVLLPVVAALNGIGLVMIYRLDLAKADSARRAGNPIPTGAAQTQLVWTLLAIVVFVLVLAVVRDHRDLSRYAYTLGLAGLVFLVLPIAPGIGATINGARLWLQVGPFSFQPSEVSKIALMIFFAAYLENKRDVLSLASRSFLGMKIPRARDLGPVLVAWLASLGVLVVQKDLGSSLLFFGMFLVILYVATQRASWVAIGMCLFMLGAVVAHSLFGHVQVRVDGWLHAFDGNNPSNTSYQLVQGLYGFAAGGLTGTGIGQGSPQRVPFANTDFIMASLGEEFGLTGVMAILLLYALVAARGIRAALGAKDPFGKLLATGLSATVALQVFVQVGGVMRLIPLTGLTLPFVSYGGSSIVANAAIIALLLRISDAARRLEEPVPDAPLFDPNAVADSPTQVVKTT
- a CDS encoding PP2C family protein-serine/threonine phosphatase, with the protein product MSLRLHFAVRSDVGHVREGNEDSAYAGARLLAVADGMGGHAAGEVASSTVISRLAELDEHLDATDLLEELSDAVRDANRRLRDMALENSSLDGMGTTVTAMLSSGEHLGLLHVGDSRAYLLRDGVLTQITHDHTLVQDLVDQGRITPEQANTHPQRSLLMRALDGREVEPDVSMRQAVDGDRYLLCTDGLSGVVSEETILEALLLPAPQDVVDRLVELALKGGGPDNITVVVADVVDDELDDDDPLVAGAAAEKRVVPGAAAARTGPNPRNTDSESAAAKAARIGRTGFHRRGSGDRHDDPDDDPERGTAHGGRRRLFMSTVVLVLVVAGAAAGWTYVRGQYYVGVDDDHVAVFQGLKGSIAGISLSTVRSRHQLLSEVNEPFQATVRDGIEADDLADAQRIAADLPTTASAASSDDTEPTTPPTREPDAKTSRSDPIPSVNPTCLGAVTGAAPPVGCPGAVVTPSP
- a CDS encoding FHA domain-containing protein FhaB/FipA, translated to MDPTAPSELVLLLVKIGFLALLWGFVLVAVRAVRLDMFGPTKRQQRRQPVVARAPSPAAGGRPERVRSPRQSPRPAPAQPTNPAPSRLVVTKGHLAGTTIPLGPEAITIGRAPDSTLVLEDDFASGRHARLVPHDGQWFVEDLGSTNGTFLNRTKVTSPMPVPLGAPVRIGKTVLELHR
- a CDS encoding FhaA domain-containing protein → MGVLQRFERRLGGLVEGAFAKVFKGGVEPVEIASALARETDDRRANSSNRVLVPNEFAVELAGGDFARLAPYTRALCDELAEMVREHAAEQRYTFVGPVTVRLAEAADLDIGVFRIRSSVASADPAVVGGRRPRPRPAAPGTPHLLITTRAPGGSGSGEREYPLDAETTVIGRSVECDIRLNDTGVSRRHGEIRRLPDGQFLYVDAGSTNGSLVNGRAATQVKLVSGDRIELGTAVVEFRREEARGATGPRGPRTPVPARSAPPPGRPTPPPADHRTPPPFDPRQPTPSTRRGTPPPDDRYARPDPGGPGGREPGYRDRPGRDPRDGDYREGPSPRFRDGPPARPGDDYQPDSYREGPAPRFRDEPGARATPPDGGYREGPAARFRDEPPGRPPAGRPDTYREGPAPRFRDDGAPPRGRPGPTPPPDARHGGERGDGGRRAPGPGREPEYGRPARPDPARGYRGEPPRAGGGGGGGPADEMYRSPTDPRQRPPGRADDGLEALEPLDGFDDAETRLPSRAANHPGDDRRRRGW